The window GCTCAGGAAAAGTTGCCTAAAAACGGTGCTGTTGCCTATCATCTGGTGACCGCCCTTGCTACCATAGGTAAGACTGATGAAGCCAAACGCATTGGTCGTAACGCGCTTAAAGATATTTCAGAGTTTCCGGAAAAGAAAAAATTGGAGGAGTTGCTCGCTGCAATCTAGCCTATAGTTAAATGAATCGAAAAATCCAGACGGGGCACCTGTATCCAGTCTGGATTTTTCTTTGTTATTTCAATTGAGTATAGGGGGGCTTTTGTTGTGGTGGCTGGAAAAGGTGGAAACGGAATGAGGATTGCGTTTGTGTGTCTATAACTTGTTGGTATTGTGAATATATATGGTGTTGGCATGTTATTTTCATATGACTCGTAGCCAAACCTGTCGTGAGGCAGGGACGGAAAGCCACGGGCCTTCTTAAAAATGGGGGGAGGTAGCCGGGTTGCCAGCAGGGATGGGCTCTGCCGACAATGTGGTTGATCTTTTAAGGAGGTCTATATGAAAAGTGTTTTTAAGGTTCTCATGCTTGTGAGCATGTTGATCGCAGAGCCTCTTTCAGGTGCTGCGAGTGCTTCAGTTAACTATGATTATACCATCGATTTTAATGATGGTGTCTCTTACATGGGGGTGGCCGATTATTATAGAGAATCAACGGGCGTTGAGTTTAGTAGTGGGTGGATATTCGGTGGTGGTTCCAATAAATACTCTATCGCACTACCAGAAAGTATTGGTGAAAATGTTGTTGGTTCTGTGATTACGTTTAATAAGCCTGTAACTGATGTGTCGTTCAGTTATCGTGGTGATTCTGTTATGATTCTGCGCGATGAATATGGCGTTAAAGCAGATGATTACCATGCGACTGCATCGTTTGATAGTGGTAATATTTATTTTTCATCTCTGGCATGCGGATTAAAGAGTATTTTTACAATAGAAATTGCTAGTATGAATGGGTTAGTTATTGTTGATGATTTGTCGCTTAAGGTGGCTCCGACTCCTATTCCAGGAACTCTTTGGATGCTAATATCCGGTATGCTTGGACTCTTGGGGGTGCGTCGCTTTGTATAACTCCTGTTATAGTTGTCTCAACAGGCCGCCAGCATTAGGTTGCTGGCGGTTTTTTGTGCATTGGATTACGGTTAAAGAGATGTGCTCGGTAATCCTTCCCCCTCAGGGCGGTGGCTGAGTTTGGCGCGAGTTTAAGCCTCCCCTAGTTAGTGCTGCCCGAAGGTAGAGACCTTCTGGGGTGGATTGATTTTTAAATACTCAGTCAGATGATTGTTTCCCAATGAGTTATGGGGGGCGTTCCTCGTGATACAACTTTAGCCAATTCTCGGTGATTTCCTTAACCTCCGAGAGGCTGCCAACAGGTAGAAGTTCAGAGCTCCGTTCGGTACGTTCTGTTGAACCGCTCCACATACGAGTTTTGAGTGGGCTTGCCCGGTTGAATGAAATCCAGTTCTACCATGCCCCTCAACCCATTCAGCCATCTGGTTCGATACATATTCCGATCCCTTGTCCGTTCTCGTCATCTCCGGGTGCCCCCCCGCGCGCCATGTCCGGACCCCGTAATTTCTGGGTGGCGGGGAGGCTGGTCTCAACTTCGATGACGAGGCATTCACGGCTGTAATCATCCATCATGTTGATCGTGCGGAACTGTTGTCCGCTGGAAGCGAGTCATGCATGATGTCCACGAACCAGCAGCAGTTGACTAGTGGTGGCACGGCCAGTGGTTGCTGATAGTTGGGCGGGAGTCGCTTTCCCCTTTATGGCGCAAATGTAGCTTCAGTTGGCGGCAGATGCGATGGGTCCGTTTGTGATTTCTTCGGTATTCCTGTCGCCGCAACGTGCTGGACAGTTTGCCAAATCCATATCGAGGGTATCTGTCGGCCAACCGTATGAGCGTCTCGACAACATCGGTGTTGTTTTGCGGAGTCGGTGCATAGGTGTATAGCGTTTGGCTGATGAGCATGATGGCACATGCCCTTCGCACGTTCATCCCGAAATCATCGCGAGTGTAATCGACGATCTCCCGCTTCTCGGCTGGACTCAAAGCTCTTTTGCGATGATGTCCTTTAAAACCTCGTGCTCAAGGCTGAGGTTGGCGAACATGCGCTTGAGCTTGCGGTTTTCTTCCTCAAGCTCCTTGAGGTGTTTAATGTCCGTAGCCTCCATGCCGCAGTACTTGAATTTCCATTTGTAGTACATGGCCTGACTTGCACCGTGTTCGCGGCAAACGACAGCTACCGTGCGGCCGCCTTCTGTTTCCTTCAGAATCCGAATGATCTGGCTTTCCGTGAATCGAGATTTTCTGCATTGCCTTCTCCTTGAAGGCAGTTTGCCAGAAGTCTCTACTATTCGCTGGTCCAATTTTAGGGGAATACAACACGAGCATAGGGGGAACGGCCCTATGTTCTGCAGGTGGTGAGCAAAGGAGGTGGGGCTCTATAAAGGGGGGAGGGCAAGGAGGCGGAGAGGAAAAGGGCTGTCATGCACGGATGCAGACAGCCCTTTTATTCTTGTGTGAAGAGTTCTATATAATTATGGTGTTGGTGATTAGCAACTGCTGGATAAGATCGGCTTCTGTGCTGTTTGTGATAGATTGGAATACGATTATCTGGTCGATATTGCCATCGCCATGTGACGATACTGCAAGAGCAGTGTTGCCATCAACGACCGTAGTGGAGATGTAGTCTCCAATGTTGTATTCATTAGCTCCCTGTAGCAACTCGTGCAGATTGAGAACGTCTTCTCCAATTGTAAGGTTTTGTATTGTATCTGTATGGTGCTCGTTAACATTAAGGGACGTATGGTCATGTGTAAAAAGGAATATGTCATTGCCGGTGCCGCCGTTCAGAATGTCGTTTCCAGCGCCGCCGTCCAGAATGTCGTTTCCTTCGCCGCCGTTCAGAATGTCGTTTCCAGCGCCACCGATGAGGGCGTCGTTGCCGGCGCCGCCAGAAAGGATGTCATTGTCGCTCAACAGGGAGAATGCAGTGCCGCCAACCAGCACGTCGTTGCCGTTTCCTCCGGTAAGGACGTCGTTGCCACCATGTCCCAATATTAAGGCGTGGTTGTCTGGATCTGATGTGATGTAGTCATTAGCATCTGTACCTTGCTTCCAGTGAAGCTGTATTGTAGAGGTGGAATGGTCTCCTTCCGCATTCGTTGCAGAGATGGTGACCAGTTCATCGACTGTTTTGTGGAGGCTTGTTGTTTCAAAGTATTGGTTTACTTTGCCCTCGAGCCCACCATAACTGTATTTATAGCTTAAGTTTTCGCCAGCAAAGAGGTGGTCTAAGTCATAAATATAGTACTCTTTATCCATATCTGCGTACCATGCTTCAAAAGCAGGCGTGAATTCTGACAGGGCAACAGGTGTATTAGTTAGGTGGACGGTTAGCGTGTGTGTGTCGATGCCGGATTGAGCGATATCATGAGCGGTAATTGTAACTTGGAAAGGGTTATCAAGATTGTCAGCAAATGCCGTTGGATCATTCATGAGCAGATTGTACATGTTGCCAGATTTCTCGATATGGAACCTGCTATCTTCTACTGACAATGTCACGGCATCTCCGTCAAACTCTTGTATGGAGAATGAGGCAACAATCTTTGAGGGGTCATAGATGCTTGCTTGTACAGAATCAGGGGCATTGATGACCGGGTTATCATCCACAGTACCAATGTTGAGTGTTGCGGATCCGGGAGTTGCATGTACCCCATCCGTCACAGAGTATTCCATCTCAACGGTTCCACAAAAGTTGGTTGCAGGAGTGAAGGTGAATTGTTCGGTCGTCTCATCATATGTGAGATTGAAGTTGTTTTCGCCCAGATAGCGGGAGTCTCCGGCTGAGTGATAAACCCATTTCCCGTTTTCGAAGGCCATTGTGCCAGCATTGGCTGTGGAACCATCCGAAAGGGCAAAGGTAAGAAGCAGGGCCAGCGATTCTGGTTCTACGGACAGAGAACCTACCGTGTCATAGTCAATGGTATGTTGCATCAGGTCTGAGAGCGAAAAGGTGACCGGAACGGTATCTTCATCAACGCCCTTCTCCAGCAAAATTAGACTGGTTTTTGGGGCGTTATCGTTGGTGTCTGTGATGTTTAAGGTAAATGTCTGATACGAACTGTTGCCTGCTGTATCCGTAATGGTAACACCGATATTTTCGACTGAATGTCTCTGTTCATAATCGAGCAGATTTGCACCGGCCTCAGTAAGTGTTACTGCGCCGGTTGAAGAATCTATGGAGACGAGATCGCTGTTCGTTGCAAAGGTGACATCGTGTGCATCTACAGCTCCGAGGGTGCCGATGAGAGCTCCGGCCGTTGTGTTTTCCGCCACATCAAATGATGCAGTCTCAAGTTGGGGCGGCGTTGCGTCAATTTCTACAATGAACGCGAGAGACTCGTTGCTTACATTGCCAGCAGCATCTGTTGCTGTAGCAGTGAATGAATGGGTGCCATCTGTAAGGTATATTTGGGGTGGTGCGGAGGCGATGTCGGCGGCGGGGGTGTCGATGGACATCCAAAGTTCATAGGTCCCGCTCGACACAACTGCTGACGTCCTGGGAAATGTGGAAACTGTTACGTAGTATGTTCCGTCGGCGGTGACAGGATATCTAAGGTAGGAATCAAAACTGTGAATGGAGCCGTTGTCTAGTGGGTAGTGGTCATCATTGCTGGCGACTTGATTTCCATTGCTGTCATAAAGATAGAGGTAGGAGTCGATAGAATCCGGATTGGCTAGCCCACCTTCTTTCATTCCATGGTCTATGTCGAGAATGAGAGTTTCCCCGGCTTTTAAGGAAAGTTGAATAAAGTCCTTATCGTGGGTTCCGCCATCGTCGTTGTCGGTCATCGTGCCCACAAAGCGGACGCTGGGGAGGGATGGAACTTCAGCATTTGCAGCGGCGGAACCTTTTACGGGAGCAAAGCTGGAGCGATCAATAATAATCGCAGTGTCGGGGCTGCCATTGGTTTCAGAAGTGTTTGAATCAGTTCTGCCGCCAGTAAAATCTGACTCGTTCATGGTTGAACTGTTGGCGAGGGTCCAGTGGCCAGTGCTGTCAGCATACGTTTGTCCGAGATAGGTTCCGTTGTCATACACGGTGACGAGCGAACCTGCTTCTGCGGTACCTGAAAGTTCGATAAGGGTGTCGTTGGTGAGGAAGTCGCCATGAAGCCCTGTGTCTTCGGAAAATTCCAAGATTACCGGGCGGGCGGGGGCTATTGTATCCAGTTCGGGTGTGCCACCGTCTTGCGACGTGTAGTTGGTGTAGGGTTCGTCGTAGACGCGTCTCAAGTCCTCGCTGTCTCCGCCTTGCCTGCTAGGCAACTCAAGGTTGGGCTCTCCCTCAGTATTAAGCTTCCCAAAGTCCGCAACATACTCAGATGTGCCGCCGCTCTTCACCTGAGTTCCCGCTGCCGTTTCAATATTGCCTGCTCCCAGAGACTGCAGGAATAGGTCGTCCACTTCTACCGTGGCGTCCTGAAAAGCCAGACGCGGGTGTTGATTGCCAGCCGCTGCATCTTCAGCGCCAGTTAGTGTGATTGTATGCCCGTTTTCAAACTTAAGGATGATGGCTCCGTCCTGGAGCGCCATTTCTACTTGTCCGGATGCTACTGGTAGGTTGATGTCTGTACCTGGAATGAGTGCGATGACTTGATTCTGGTTGGGTATGGGCAACGTGGTAACTGGCATGATTCCTCCCCGGTGTGTCTATGTGCAGCGACTGAGCTGGCATATTATGAAGATGGAAGTCTTTCGACCTTCAGCCGTGTGAGCAAGGTTTGTGCCACGTTCTCGTTTTTTTATATTGCTCTGATTTGTTTGGATTTATTAAGTGTTGAAGGCCGGTGTGAAGGATTGCTCTTGGAAATCTGGAATTCTGTACAAGTGCTTGCCAGTAATCAGCGTGGTGAGTGCGTATAGCTAGTAGCTACTTCTTGAATTGCGTCACTATGTGTTCGTGTATCGATTTGGCGATGATGCTGGAGGGGCTGGAGAAATGTATTCTGGGCTGCCGGATTGATCCGGGTGGGGCGAGAGAGCGGCAGGGGAAAGCCCTGCTTGCATGGATGAGAGTGTCTTTCCGGCAATTTCGGAATATGGGGTGAAGGATAGCCGTAGCAGTGATGTCGCGAACTCTAACAATTATTAATAAATATCGAATTCAATGTTAGGCACGATTATTTCAAATCCACTCAGGCGCGTATGCGTGCGGTCATTGGGGTATGTCTGATAAGGGAAAACGCGATATTGCTACCATGCTTTCGTTTCTGGTGCATTATTCGTGAGGACAATTGATTGATACCGAGATGGAGCACTCTATGAAACAGATTTGCAGGATCGTTGTAGTCACGGCGTTGGCTGTTTTTGCTAGCGGATTGGCGTATGCCGAATATTCTGTCAGTGATACCTACAACATGCTCTTTGGTACGAACTATTCAAATTATGATCTTTTCCGCAGTGGCAGAATGACAAAGCCTGCAAGCGAATGGACGCTTGGTGATATGAACACCTTGCAGGTTATGGTGATGGATACCGCAAGTACGGCAGACCTCTTTCTGAGCATCAACGGTGGGGAGAAAAAGATGTTCTTTGATAATGATGTCTGGACGCCTCCTACCAGAGGGTATGCCATTGGTTCTCCGATCGACCTTGCGAAGAGCTTTGGTATAACCCCCGACGACCACTTTTCTTTTTATGTTGGCGACACCCTTATTTCCAGATGCAATACAAGAATGTTTTTTGCCCCAGATCCGCTACAGGGCTTTCTGCTCGGGTTTAATGATAACGGCCGATGGAAGGCTGGTGACGGTGATATGAACGAGCCTATTCTCTACGCCAAGGTGAATCCTACCCCCATACCTGGAGCGCTCTGGCTATTGGGAACGGGGGTGCTCGGGCTTGTTGGCGTCCGGAGGTTTTCACATCAATAGATCTGATAGCAATACAGGTGAGAAAGGCTGGAGATCATCTATCCCTAACTTTCAGAGCAATGACAAACCCCGTCCGAAAAAGGGCGGGGTTTGTCGTTGTTCTGAGGGGGTACAAGAAGTTGCTGCAACCCATTGATTTCGTGATGTCGAGGGAGAGACTAGATACTAAGCGCGAGCTAATGTGCTGATATGTCAGGATGTGCTCGGGTGGGTTTTCAAATTTCCTGATACTTTGACCTACCAAATTGCCCCAGTTTCAGCAAGGGAAGATGGTCGCGAAAGGCTGTTCGGGAGGGACTTCCATGTTTCTATTTAAGCGGCGTTTTGCCGGTACGGTAGTGGTGTAGCAAAAAGCTGATTGTACGTTGCCTGACAAGGGATTTATTCACGTTTTTGAACTTGGTAAGGCGTAGTCCGGAAAAAACGGATTGCATGTGGCGCTCTTTGTGGGCGCGTTCTAATTATGACTTCATGCGCGGTGGGGGGGGGCAAGTTCGGTTATACTTTGCGCCTTTTGAAGCGAATTGGCTTTCGTTGGTTTAATCCTACCTACCTCTATCCGTTTTCCTGAAGTAGCAAGTTTTGGGATAACGGTCTTCATCTTCGTCTAGATTTATCTCATCCCCCCCCTTTTTAGGGTTTAATCCCCCAATAATCACTTCCAGAAAAAGCAGACATAATCTTGTCTGTTCTGTTAATGTGCTGAAAATAATGTTTAAAATTGTTCGGCACAGTGATTGCTTAATGTGATGATCTAAACTCACGTCTATTCATGGGGGGGCTCCAATGAAAAGCATTCATCGTGTCGTTTTGGCAATTGCTATGGTATTGACCTTTGCGTGTGCTGCTCAGGCTACTCCGCGTAATAGCTATGACGTTGATAATGTCACTGTGGGGGCATCACCGATATCTGGATCAGGCACTCTTTTGTTGCTTGGTTTTGGTTTAGTTGGACTTGTAGGTGTGCGAAGAGTTGCATCAGGCCGTAAGGTTTGATGGTAAGTATGAAGATATCTTTGAGCGCATGCTATTAAGGCATGCGCTCATATTTTTATGTTAATTTAAGGGCACGATAATGAATATTTGTATAGTCGGTACTGGTTACGTTGGGCTTGTGGCTGCCGCATGTTTTGCAGAGATGGGCAATAATGTAACGTGTGTTGATATAAATGAGAGCGTTGTAACTTCATTGAAAGATGGTGTTGTTCATATCTACGAACCAGGTCTAGAGCCTCTTGTAAAACGCAACTATTCAGAAAGACGATTACATTTCACGACAAAGCTTGAGGAAGGACTACTGAACTCAGCAGTTGTTTTCATCGCTGTAGGGACGCCTTCCAATCCTGATGGCTCTTGTAATTTGGAATATGTACATGGTGTTGCGCGTGAAATTGGTCGTTTAATCACACGAACGACAATTGTTGTTGATAAGTCAACAGTACCTGTTGGTACCGCTGATGCTGTTCGTGATATTATTTCCGAAGAACTTGTAGCTCGAGGGGAGTCTGTAGAGTTTCATGTTGTATCCAATCCGGAGTTTCTGAAAGAAGGCGATGCGATAAACGATTTTATGAAGCCGGATCGTGTTGTTGTTGGTA is drawn from Desulfovibrio mangrovi and contains these coding sequences:
- a CDS encoding pre-peptidase C-terminal domain-containing protein, with product MPVTTLPIPNQNQVIALIPGTDINLPVASGQVEMALQDGAIILKFENGHTITLTGAEDAAAGNQHPRLAFQDATVEVDDLFLQSLGAGNIETAAGTQVKSGGTSEYVADFGKLNTEGEPNLELPSRQGGDSEDLRRVYDEPYTNYTSQDGGTPELDTIAPARPVILEFSEDTGLHGDFLTNDTLIELSGTAEAGSLVTVYDNGTYLGQTYADSTGHWTLANSSTMNESDFTGGRTDSNTSETNGSPDTAIIIDRSSFAPVKGSAAANAEVPSLPSVRFVGTMTDNDDGGTHDKDFIQLSLKAGETLILDIDHGMKEGGLANPDSIDSYLYLYDSNGNQVASNDDHYPLDNGSIHSFDSYLRYPVTADGTYYVTVSTFPRTSAVVSSGTYELWMSIDTPAADIASAPPQIYLTDGTHSFTATATDAAGNVSNESLAFIVEIDATPPQLETASFDVAENTTAGALIGTLGAVDAHDVTFATNSDLVSIDSSTGAVTLTEAGANLLDYEQRHSVENIGVTITDTAGNSSYQTFTLNITDTNDNAPKTSLILLEKGVDEDTVPVTFSLSDLMQHTIDYDTVGSLSVEPESLALLLTFALSDGSTANAGTMAFENGKWVYHSAGDSRYLGENNFNLTYDETTEQFTFTPATNFCGTVEMEYSVTDGVHATPGSATLNIGTVDDNPVINAPDSVQASIYDPSKIVASFSIQEFDGDAVTLSVEDSRFHIEKSGNMYNLLMNDPTAFADNLDNPFQVTITAHDIAQSGIDTHTLTVHLTNTPVALSEFTPAFEAWYADMDKEYYIYDLDHLFAGENLSYKYSYGGLEGKVNQYFETTSLHKTVDELVTISATNAEGDHSTSTIQLHWKQGTDANDYITSDPDNHALILGHGGNDVLTGGNGNDVLVGGTAFSLLSDNDILSGGAGNDALIGGAGNDILNGGEGNDILDGGAGNDILNGGTGNDIFLFTHDHTSLNVNEHHTDTIQNLTIGEDVLNLHELLQGANEYNIGDYISTTVVDGNTALAVSSHGDGNIDQIIVFQSITNSTEADLIQQLLITNTIII
- a CDS encoding VPLPA-CTERM sorting domain-containing protein; the protein is MKQICRIVVVTALAVFASGLAYAEYSVSDTYNMLFGTNYSNYDLFRSGRMTKPASEWTLGDMNTLQVMVMDTASTADLFLSINGGEKKMFFDNDVWTPPTRGYAIGSPIDLAKSFGITPDDHFSFYVGDTLISRCNTRMFFAPDPLQGFLLGFNDNGRWKAGDGDMNEPILYAKVNPTPIPGALWLLGTGVLGLVGVRRFSHQ